A genomic region of Streptomyces rimosus contains the following coding sequences:
- a CDS encoding DAK2 domain-containing protein, which translates to MPHPLDAAAVRTWCALALQALGRERERIDAINVYPVADGDTGTNLYLTAESAARAVEAAFDGHGASGTEPGLADAVGAMAHGALIGARGNSGTILAQLLRGMAEVLGEGSVDGDPGAAAALKRALRRAAESTYEAVAHPVEGTVLTVATVAAEAAGRADGSPAAVARAAYEGARTALEATPGQLAVLGRAGVVDAGGCGLVAVLGALAGALSGEVPTAAIAVRPEASVRASVGPDAPVRPDAPVRLDASAPVPGGCPAADGHAPEPEGPHGGDGGPDGPAFEVIYLLEADYDAVARLRARLDGLGDSLVVVGGDGLWNVHVHVDDAGAAVEAGIEAGRPYRIRITHFGTADGGRAARRREAEPAARAVVAVVPGDGLAGLCAEAGATAVTVRPGEPPASGELVQAIRQAHAREVMLLPNDPELQHTAAAAAEQARTEGVRVALIPTRAAVQGIAALAVHEPARSFDEDVVAMTSAAGATRYAELAVAERQSWTMAGVCQAGDVLGLIDGDVAVIGSDLAATAATVLDRMLSAGGEMVTFVLGAEFPAALAERLEKHVRERHLAVDTVVYEGGQRGAPLLIGVE; encoded by the coding sequence GTGCCGCACCCGCTCGACGCCGCTGCGGTACGCACCTGGTGCGCCCTGGCGCTCCAGGCCCTGGGGCGCGAACGCGAGCGGATCGACGCGATCAACGTCTACCCGGTGGCCGACGGCGACACCGGCACCAACCTCTACCTGACCGCGGAATCCGCGGCCCGCGCGGTCGAGGCCGCCTTCGACGGGCACGGCGCCTCGGGCACCGAACCTGGCCTGGCCGACGCCGTCGGCGCGATGGCGCACGGAGCCCTGATCGGCGCGCGCGGCAATTCCGGCACGATCCTCGCCCAGCTGCTGCGCGGCATGGCGGAGGTGCTGGGGGAGGGGAGCGTGGACGGGGATCCCGGCGCGGCGGCAGCGCTGAAGCGGGCGCTGCGGCGGGCCGCCGAGTCCACGTATGAGGCCGTGGCGCATCCGGTGGAGGGCACCGTCCTGACGGTCGCCACGGTGGCCGCCGAGGCGGCCGGGCGGGCCGACGGGAGTCCGGCGGCGGTGGCGCGGGCCGCTTACGAGGGCGCTCGTACGGCCCTGGAGGCCACGCCGGGCCAGCTGGCGGTCCTGGGCCGGGCGGGCGTCGTGGACGCGGGCGGCTGCGGCCTGGTCGCCGTGCTGGGCGCGCTGGCGGGGGCGCTGTCCGGGGAGGTGCCGACGGCGGCTATCGCGGTGCGGCCGGAGGCTTCCGTGCGGGCTTCCGTAGGGCCTGACGCCCCCGTACGGCCTGACGCCCCCGTACGGCTTGATGCCTCCGCGCCCGTGCCAGGCGGCTGCCCGGCCGCTGACGGGCACGCTCCGGAGCCGGAGGGGCCGCACGGCGGCGACGGCGGCCCGGACGGCCCCGCCTTCGAAGTGATCTACCTGCTGGAGGCCGACTACGACGCCGTGGCCCGGCTGCGCGCGCGGCTGGACGGCCTCGGGGACTCCCTGGTGGTGGTCGGCGGGGACGGCCTGTGGAACGTGCACGTCCACGTGGACGACGCCGGCGCCGCCGTCGAGGCGGGCATCGAGGCGGGCCGCCCGTACCGCATCCGCATCACCCACTTCGGGACGGCCGACGGGGGCCGGGCCGCGCGCCGCCGCGAGGCGGAGCCGGCGGCGCGCGCCGTGGTGGCCGTGGTGCCGGGCGACGGCCTGGCCGGGCTGTGCGCCGAGGCGGGCGCGACCGCGGTGACCGTACGCCCCGGAGAGCCGCCCGCCAGTGGCGAGCTGGTCCAGGCGATCCGGCAGGCGCACGCCCGCGAGGTGATGCTGCTGCCCAACGACCCCGAGCTGCAGCACACCGCGGCGGCCGCGGCCGAGCAGGCCCGTACCGAAGGCGTACGGGTCGCGCTGATCCCCACCCGCGCCGCCGTCCAGGGCATCGCCGCGCTGGCCGTGCACGAGCCCGCCCGCAGCTTCGACGAGGACGTGGTGGCCATGACCTCGGCCGCGGGCGCCACCCGCTACGCGGAGCTGGCCGTCGCGGAACGGCAGTCCTGGACGATGGCCGGCGTCTGCCAGGCCGGGGACGTGCTCGGCCTGATCGACGGGGACGTGGCGGTGATCGGCTCGGACCTGGCCGCGACCGCGGCGACCGTCCTGGACCGGATGCTCTCCGCCGGCGGGGAAATGGTGACGTTCGTTCTGGGCGCGGAATTCCCCGCCGCTCTCGCGGAACGCCTGGAAAAGCACGTACGGGAGCGCCACCTGGCCGTGGACACCGTCGTCTACGAAGGCGGGCAGCGCGGGGCGCCACTGCTCATCGGGGTCGAATGA